The genomic interval CCACCTGTGCAATCACCTTACCCGCCATTATACTTTGGAGGTTCATCACAAATAGGTCAAGAGGTGGCGGCAAAGCATGTGGATGTCTATCTAACATGGGGTGAGCCGCCGGAAAAGGTTGAAGAAAAAATAAAGCAAGTGAAGAAGCTAGCAGAGCAACAGGGGAGGACCGTACGATTTGGTATCAGACTTCACGTCATCGTTAGAGAAACGGAAGAAGAAGCATGGAGAGCAGCTGAGGATTTAATCAAATATGTAGATGATGACTTAATCGCAAATGCTCAGAAAGTATTTTCCCGATTTGACTCAGAAGGTCAAAAAAGAATGTCTCAATTACATTTAGGAAGTAAAGATAACTTAGAAATTAGCCCGAATCTATGGGCAGGAGTTGGTTTGGTTAGAGGTGGAGCAGGTACTGCCTTGGTTGGAGATCCGAAAACAGTTTCCGAAAGAATGAAAGAATACGAGAAAATAGGAATTGAAACGTTTATTCTATCAGGGTATCCACACTTAGAAGAGTCCTATCGTGTCGCAGAGCTGTTGTTCCCATATTTAGAAATGGAAAAGTCAAAAAATGCAGGTACTTCGAGTATTGTCAGTCCTTTTGGAGAAATTGTTGCGAGCGATCTCCTTCCAAAAAAACTACATTCAAATAGGTGATAGAAATGAAGAAAAGTATGAATCAACTTGTACCATGGATTGTGCCATTCATCCTGCTAATTTCCTGGCAAGTGCTCTCATCGGTAGGATTTATCTCATCAAGAATTTTACCAAACCCCGTTGATATTGTAAAAGCAGCAATAGAGCTTGGGCAGTCAGGTCAATTACTACATCATATTAGTGTTAGTACACAGAGAGCCTTTTTCGGATTTATTATTGGGGGAGGTATTGGGTTTTTACTAGGTTTATGGAATGGTTTGTCTAGAGTAGCAGAAACGCTATTCGATACATCCATCCAAATGATTCGTAATATTCCCCATCTCGCTTTAATTCCAATTGTCATTTTATGGTTTGGAATTGAAGAAGAAGCAAAGCTATTTTTAGTTGCTCTTGGTACATTTTTTCCTATCTACTTAAACACATTTCATGGCATTCGTTCGGTGGACACCTCATTAATTGAAATGGGTAAGGTTTATGGCTTAAGAGGATTCCGTCTATTCTGGCATATTATTTTTCCAGGTGCTCTAGCTTCCATTTTAGTAGGTGTTCGCTTTGCACTTGGCATCACTTGGGTTACGTTAATCGTAGCCGAAACCATTGCAGCAAACTCTGGAATTGGGTATATGGCAATGAATGCGAGGGAATTTATGCAATTAGATGTTGTTGTCTTAAGTATCATGTTATATGCCATCTTAGGAAAACTATCTGATTATATCGCGAAATTAGCAGAAAGACGATTTTTAACATGGGATCAGAATTTTCAGAAGTAGGAGGATCATCATGAGTAAAGGGAAAAGAGCAAAGCTAGAATTATCAAATGTGCAAAAATCATTTGGTCAGCAGGAGGTACTTAAAAACATTGAACTAAAAGTAAATAAAGGAGATTTCATAGCCATTGTAGGGAAGAGCGGATGTGGAAAAAGTACTTTGCTTAGATTAATAGCTGGACTAGAACAACCAAGCGGAGGAGACATAGTAATAGATGGAAAGCCGTTAAATGAAAAGAGCTCAACTGCTAAAATGATGTTCCAGGATGGAAGGCTTCTTCCCTGGAAAACAGTCCAGCAAAATGTTGGCTTAGGATTAAAAAAAGGAAATGAAGAAAAAATAACTACTCTACTGGAGCAGGTAGGATTATTAGGACGTGCGAAGGAGTGGCCGAATGTTTTATCAGGTGGTCAAAGACAAAGAGTCGCACTTGCAAGGGCCCTTGTCCATGAACCTGAACTCCTTTTGTTAGATGAACCTTTAGGTGCACTAGACGCATTAACGAGAATTGAAATGCAACAGCTCATTCAAGATTTATGGATGGAAAAGCAATTTACGGCAATCTTGGTTACACATGATGTGGAGGAAGCAATCGCCTTAGCAAACCGTGTCATTGTCATTGAAGCTGGTGAAATATCTATGGAACAAGTGATTAACCTTCCATATCCACGGCAAAGGGATCATCCTGTTTTTCATAAAGCAGTAACCAAGATATTGACTCATATTTTAGGGAAAGAAAAGAATGTATCAGAGGATTTTAAAATATCTAATGTGTGATTTTTTACCTATAATTCCTAGTTAAACTATATGATTTTTATATTTTTTTGTATTTGGTATAAATGAAGACCTAACCTTTTCATTAAGGTTAGGTCTTATTGTGTGCCCAGCATGGGTGCAATCTATAGGGTGTAAGCCCTGAACGGTGAAGGCAGAAATAAAACAGTAGCTCAATGCAACGGTGTTCGCGGTGACGCGGAATCTAAAGGAAGAGGGCGGCAAACCTTATCTCCAAGCAGGAATCATGATTAATGGTGTAACCTTTGATTCTGAGGAAGGAACACCACAGGGAGGTCCACTAAGTCCACTTCTTTCCATATTCTTTTGGATGAACTCTATCCCAAACTTTATAAAAGTGAAATTGAAACATATAGTAATTAGATAGAAAGACACAGTTGACCGCCCATGGAGACGAAAGATACAAATTTACATAAGTTCTCTCTTGTTAGAGCATACTTAAATTAAAAAGGTAGGAAACATGGATAAGTTTCAGGAAATAGAAAAGACGTATGAATATTTACGGAAGTTGTGGCTAGATTACTGGGCTAATGAAGTGGTTTTTACTTATCAATGGTGGATAAATGTTTTTTTGTTAATTTTCCCTTTTGTTCTGTGGTGGAGATTGATCGACAAAACTCGGATAATAGAAATAAGTATGGTTGGATTAATAATATCTATTATTTCTTTTATATTTGACCAAATTGGTTCATCACTAGGTTTTTGGACTTATCCGTATACTTTAACACCCTTAGAAAGAGACTTGTGGGCAATTGCTGATTTTTCTATCCTTCCTCTTATTTATATGATGCTTTATCAGTGGTTTCCTAAGTGGAAAACATACATAGTAGGAACGATCATATTTGCATTATTCGCTGCATTTGTCGGGGAACGTATTTTTCAATGGTTAGGGATTTATGTAATGTTAAAATGGGAGCACATATACTCGATCCCGGGTTATATTTTTATTGGGATATTTGTGAAAATCATACTAAATAAATTTAAAACAATTGAGGTTAATGCCAAAAGAAATGAATAACATTTAGTTCAGCTAACGTGTTGCGATACTTTAATAAGTATCGCTTTTCTTATTTTGCATAATAGTTGAATGGCATTAGGATAAAGGATATTTCAGGACAGGGAAAATGGTAGCCAAGGAACCATTCTATTTTCATTACTTGGATAAATTTAATTTGCTATAATATAAAAAGCTATTCATTTTTTTTATCAAATAGTAAACCGGTTTC from Metabacillus sediminilitoris carries:
- a CDS encoding ABC transporter ATP-binding protein, which produces MSKGKRAKLELSNVQKSFGQQEVLKNIELKVNKGDFIAIVGKSGCGKSTLLRLIAGLEQPSGGDIVIDGKPLNEKSSTAKMMFQDGRLLPWKTVQQNVGLGLKKGNEEKITTLLEQVGLLGRAKEWPNVLSGGQRQRVALARALVHEPELLLLDEPLGALDALTRIEMQQLIQDLWMEKQFTAILVTHDVEEAIALANRVIVIEAGEISMEQVINLPYPRQRDHPVFHKAVTKILTHILGKEKNVSEDFKISNV
- the ssuD gene encoding FMNH2-dependent alkanesulfonate monooxygenase encodes the protein MNVFWFIPTHGDSRYLGVTTGGREVNLPYLKQIAQAVDSLGYSGALLPTGRSCEDAWVVASSLISVTSQMKFLVAVRPGLSSPSQAARMASTFDRLSNGRLLINVVTGGDPVELAGDGLNLGHTERYELTDEFLTIWRDLLSKGEADFDGDYLSVSGGKLIYPPVQSPYPPLYFGGSSQIGQEVAAKHVDVYLTWGEPPEKVEEKIKQVKKLAEQQGRTVRFGIRLHVIVRETEEEAWRAAEDLIKYVDDDLIANAQKVFSRFDSEGQKRMSQLHLGSKDNLEISPNLWAGVGLVRGGAGTALVGDPKTVSERMKEYEKIGIETFILSGYPHLEESYRVAELLFPYLEMEKSKNAGTSSIVSPFGEIVASDLLPKKLHSNR
- a CDS encoding CBO0543 family protein, whose protein sequence is MDKFQEIEKTYEYLRKLWLDYWANEVVFTYQWWINVFLLIFPFVLWWRLIDKTRIIEISMVGLIISIISFIFDQIGSSLGFWTYPYTLTPLERDLWAIADFSILPLIYMMLYQWFPKWKTYIVGTIIFALFAAFVGERIFQWLGIYVMLKWEHIYSIPGYIFIGIFVKIILNKFKTIEVNAKRNE
- the ssuC gene encoding aliphatic sulfonate ABC transporter permease SsuC, which codes for MKKSMNQLVPWIVPFILLISWQVLSSVGFISSRILPNPVDIVKAAIELGQSGQLLHHISVSTQRAFFGFIIGGGIGFLLGLWNGLSRVAETLFDTSIQMIRNIPHLALIPIVILWFGIEEEAKLFLVALGTFFPIYLNTFHGIRSVDTSLIEMGKVYGLRGFRLFWHIIFPGALASILVGVRFALGITWVTLIVAETIAANSGIGYMAMNAREFMQLDVVVLSIMLYAILGKLSDYIAKLAERRFLTWDQNFQK